In the genome of Toxoplasma gondii ME49 chromosome Ia, whole genome shotgun sequence, the window TGAGAAACATAAAGTTAAGTTAGAGGGCGACGTCCCAGGCGTCGTGGACGGAGCTGCTGATCCACCACAAGTTCAGAGATGTAGGCGGTTGTTGTCATTGCTTCATTTCGTGACCCTACACCGCAGCCACGTCGGCGTCATGACGCAAAAAGGGCACGATGCCGCACGAAGGCCGAACAGTTTTCAACGTCTTCACTTGCTGAAAGAGCTATTCGGAGCACCTGGTACCTTGTGATAACTGAattgctgcttctcttcccttgcCCAAAAGTCTTCAGCCCCCAGGCAGAGGTTCGCTTGCCGCGACAGCGGGACGCGTTCGGCGGGAACAAGAGAAATGTATCCGAGGTGCAGACTGTACCTGAATCTCTAGAAGTCGCCCAACATGTGTTGTGTCGGAATAAGTCTCTGGTGTCCACTATGCCCAGATACCGACGTGCAACGCGTTTGACGACTCACAGGGCAGCGCCAAGCTGCTTCAACATTCCTTCTGAAGACGACCGACAGCCTGCGACCTGTCGAAACCACTACACTAGCACTTCGTGCCAGGGAGCAGGAATGACACGAGAAGTCAGTGCTTCATCCTGATGGTTGGTATAAAAATGCTCCGGTACACCGGAAACTATAACGGGATGTTATGCCCTAAGCAACCACCACAGCTACAGGGGGTTTGTCGGTAACGTGAACAGACTCAGAAAAGCGGAAGGGGTTTCGTGGAGTCGCCAAGCAGAAGACAGCCAGCCAGCAGGCGACAAGCAGAACAGTCAGTAGAGGTACGCAGGGACGTGACCAACGCGAGATCCAGCAGCAAAGTACACAGCACTGCgcgagcgagaaacagacaaaaaacagaacaaAATGCTCACTGCTCCTCGTCCCCCTCGATCTCGAAATCTGGATTGGAGAACAGACGTTGAAAACGCTGGTCTGTGAGCAACTGGCGGGCGGCCTCTTgttgctgcctctccttcttcgtgcCTCCTGAGGCCTGAGCGAAACGCGAAGcatcgagagaagaagaaactaGAGGAAGTGCAGCCAAAACGCGCCGGGCGCAAACCGTGTTTCTAAGCACATAAACGGGGCTTGCAACCCGACATAAAAAAacacttgcatgcaaatcCGGCGACGAGCGTCCACAGACTTCCGCATTCTTCGGTTCCACCAAAAACAATTTCTACGCGAGACGCAAGTGTGCCGATGCTTCACACACACCTGCTCTAACATCGTAGAAATACAAATGCAGCAAAAACCGCGGAGAAGCGTTGCGGTTCTCTGGATAGCTGACGGGCCTTTGGGATTCGATTTGTGAGAGCCGCAAAAGCGGCATGCAATAGGGCAACACCAGTGCCCAGAAAAGCAACCAGGGGGAAAACAGCTAGCACTTACGCGTCCGACGGCACTCTCCTCCAGCCTTTTTGCCAAGGCAGAGTTTGCCTTGGGCAACTTGTGACGAATCTGAACATACACAGTACGAACAGGGAGCAGAAAAACGTGACTAGCGTTTGAACTGCGGCTTCGCGGGCAACTGGAATCCACTCAGCATCTCCAGGACGCGTGACCGCTGAGCGCCTGTGACGCGAACGCGTTGCCGTTCCGTGGGTCGCTGGAATCCACCGTACCTCGATGCGcatcttcttgttctcttccactttctgtcGAACTTTTTCTCGGCGATACTCTTCGTAGCCAAAAGGCTCGAGAGCGTCCTGCGCAGTCCACAGACAGGACGGAGAACAACCCATGACTGGAACACATGCCCGTCAACATTGCCTACGTTGCGGAATCGAAACCGTGCCGCGGCTTTacgcttctgcatgcatcttccGGGTCCGTTCTCCTCAGCATCCTTCCCCAGGCGTGCGGCAACACACACTGAGAAGACGCAGATATCTTCTGTTGCGATACTCCCATCCGCTGCGTTTTCATATATACACTACGAGAAAGCTTCTTTGACGCCTTAAGCCGAGTTCCGTATTAGATTGTCTGGCTGTTGCCTTAACGTGCTCTCATGCATCGTCGCCTACTCCTCCCGTTCTTTGCGCCCCCAGACAGTCTCTACTCTGGGCCATCAGAGCCTCTCACCTGGAGCTTCCGATGAAGTTTCGCGTCCAAGAAGTACCCATGCATGTATCGCTTGACATACGAAGTCCCGATAAGCTCTTGAACTCCCATCTGTTCCAGCTGCTGGCGCGTCACAAATCGATAGTCGTCGTAAACGGATGACGCAACCTCTCCTGAAGCGGTGCCTGTGAACGCTGAGGACGAGGAAATGCCTCCGCTTTCCTCCAGCTCCTCTGTGATCGTGTCCAAGAAGGAGCACCACCTAACAATCGAAGGATACAAGACCAACATTTCACATTTCTGGGTTGCACAGAGGAGAATCGAAGGCAACACGAGGTTGCTCATTCACGCTGGCCGTCTGTCAAACTACAACACACCTTGCGAAGGAGCAAGCCAGCTTCAGAAGAACCAACATCGCGGGCACTGCCACAGGTCAAACGACGGAGTCTCTGGCAATCCTTGACCCCTCGCCTATGCAATCTCGCAGAGACGAACCGATTCGTCCTGAGTCGCACCTCGCAGAAAACATAGTCCTCGTTTAAAGTCTCGAGCCCTTGAACTGTGGTCACATGCTCATCTGGCGAACGACTTAAAAGGCAAGATGAAGGACCACGAGACACGCATGGAACGTCCCCTCCTTTTCAACAAGAAACATGCAAATCAGGGAGGGAACCCAAGGCCAGCTAAGCTGGGGCGCCCAGCTGCAAGTAGAGTCCGTAGACACGAAACCGTTCCGTGAGTCTTTACAACTGGAAGAATGAGGCACACATCCGGCGACGCAGAACCAGAGTGCCTTTTTAAGCtcggaaaaagaagcaatAGTCGAAGTCGTTGTATCTACTCCCCGGAAAAGCTTATAAATCATCATGTCCCAGAGACTCTCTGTCGTACCTTGGAGCAATACCCAATGCCGGAAGGAAGTAGACTCCCATGCGTTTTTGTTCACCCACAGTGAAGCAAAGTCCGGAGCTTTCGTAGAACACGAAGCCGTTGAAAGTCGCAACGCGTTGGTCCCGGATGCCCCCagtctgcttttctgtgcCCCCAGGGGCACTCCGCCCCCGTTCCTCCTCGACAGAAGCGACGGGGGCTTCGATTGTCGACAGAATCTTCGACCGGAAGTTGCGCCTGACGCCTTGCGAGCTGCAGATTTCCGAGCTGGACACAGACAGACCCCAGTCGGCTGCACCCTGCCGCGgatcttccccttctctccagatGTGAATGCTGACGGCGTCGCAACTGGCTAAGACTAGGTCGCCTTGCGAGGCAGACCTCTCGGCTTCGTAGACTGACGAGGGAGGACCTGCACTGTCTTCGGAAACCGGCGCCGAGTGGTGCGATGCACCGCCTGGACCTGTGCCCTGGTCGTTGCCCGGGGAACCAACAGGCTTCCACGAGACCTGTTTGATCGGCTCACCATTGTAGTGAGAGTGGTGGCAGAGGGGTCGGCGGCTGCGGAGGTCGTAGAGCAGGCAGCTTCCAGTGTTTGTGCCGACGCACATCTGGAGAccggagggagagaaggcgccgcaCGTGACTTGTCTGggcacagagacgcgaacaGCATTTAACGCGGACGGGCAGCTGTCCATCGATCCCATCACGCCAAACACAGACTGCGCGCGACGAGGCGCGAAGAGCCCAAACGTCCAGCCGGCAAAGAGAGAATACGTTTCTTGTCACGTGGAACGCAGTCTAAATCGTTGACACATCCTCTAGAAGGTGCAACGAAGCATCAAGCCGCGGCGGCTTCCGATCTAACAGCGCCAGTGCCCACTCGCAGCAGTGCGACTGGCGAGAGTCGGCGGAGAGCGCGAGgcaaagaagcgagggaagtgGAAGGGAGGAACAAGTTGGAGATGAAGGAACAGACaacgaggacgagagaagaatgccttcgccgaagaaaacaagcCCGAGAGTCAGAGACCGACacacaggagacgcgcgcgctGGGGTCAGCGGAAAATGAGAATATTTGGTAGTCGCGCAGAAACgatgagagagacagcgacgacgacgcGGCTTCTGCGTGGACTTCAAATGACACGTAGTGAGCACACGAGTGTTGTCCAGAAACGAGCATCTTGAGAAAGAACAACCTTACACTTGCTCGTCGCCGAAGGGAGAAACGTGTGAAGCCACGTCCAACGACGCGGCACTCTGTGTGGTGCGGTGGTCGAAGCACTCGACTACGccggtctctctgcagaggaacggagacaccgaggcGCAGGATTTTCCAGCAGGAAAGTCTAAGACCGACATGCGgtgacacagagacagcacaCACGGGGGGGACACCCGGGGAAAtgaagtggagagacaacGCGAAGATTCGAAAGAGTAAGCGAGAGCGCGAAAACGATCGGGAGAGCCGAGCACAAGGTGAAAGCAGAACGCACACAGATGGGTACGGTCACACAGTGGactgcagacagagagaaacaacaaaGGTGAGACTGGATGGAGACGACGACGTTGGCACTTTGCATTTACCCTCCGATGGCGAGGACTGGAAGGACGGTCGAGGTGAAGCAGCAGTTATTCGAAGGACTTGCCGTAGTCCAGGGTGTCAGGAAACAGCCGTCTTCGAGGTCGAGCATGTAAACCTCGTTCCCGCTCGCGGCAATGCATGCACTAGCCAAATTGGGTAGGTAGCAGAGGCCTCGCCCCTCGCGGGGAATGCGGAGctgggagagaaagcaagagaagaggagaaaaaccagGAAGCTCCAGAAATAATGGCTAAAACAGATCAGGTCCTCTTCCGAAAAAAGGTCCCGCGACGTAAACTAAACGGCGAGCACCGAGAGAATGACAGACGACGGTGTAGAGGGTTTCTGAGAATCTTACGACTCGCCCAATCGAAGAAATAGACTGGCAAAGCTGTGCTTCCCAATGAACGCACGAGGAGTGCCTATGGCACAAGCCTGTGCTGCAAGCAGCGTCGACAGCTGTTAGGGATCCTCAAGTGCTCAAACACAGGAACGTCTTGAGCATGCATGGTGAATGGCGCATACAATTGATTGGTCTGGCTGCTAGAGCGTCCAGGCACCCGAGGGTAAGACCGGAGAGTTGTGTTAAGCTGGAAGCAGAAGTGACAAGCGGCTCGATTCGAGAATGCGAAGCTGATGGTCAATAGCATTCGAGCTCGAGGTTCCCAGAAAAACAATTCAGAAAATCAGATTGCCAGTAACAGACACCCGCAGAGAGGCCTACCCGGTGGTACGTGCCTCCTTGAGTGTGAATGTCGATGTGACGTTGCGcctgcagaaagaagagttTCCGATAATCCTcgctgagaaaaagaaagtcgATAACTTCGTGGTCAAGACCCCGGCGGAACTTCAAGCCCATGGATTCGACTTCGTACATGCGGACCTGCAAAAAGCCGGGACGACGAACACAAAGATCACAGATAAACTAAGTTGCAGCACAGTGGAGAGCGCTAGGAGGTAAGGTCACTAAGAATTGTCACCGCAACTCTTTTTCAAATGGAGGCAGCTTCTCGAAACGCTGCTGCACAGTGAAGCACCTTGTGCGCTaagaagagaaactggcATGAAAGCGTAAAAACAGTAGCACCATACCACACGTTTTAAAGTACAGGGACTTTCTGCAAAATGGAGCAAGCAAACATAGAAGAATGCCACAACCTGAAGACTAGATTTacgaggaaacgaaatcGTGCAAGCGTCGCTTTTGTCCGGGGTACGCCCTGTCACGCACAGGCAACGCGCTCCCCTGTATCAAAGCAGGAAGGGGAAAAACGGCGAAATGAAGAGTCTCGAATGATGAGCCGCCGCAAGAAACACATTGGAACCGATGGCAtttcccttcctctttctctgcgtgtcTGTGGCTCTGTGCCTTCTCAGCTGACGCTCGGGCAAGCAAGCACGACTGGCGCATTAGTGTGATGAACTGCTGGGGTTTCACTCGTCGCTCCCTGCTTGTGCTGGAAACAGACCGGGCAAAAAGGGGGGCATTCGTACCTCTGGAGGATACACACCGGTCGCGGCAATGAATTTTCCATCTGGCGAGACTCGGATGCACTGGGAGGAGACATTGAACTCGAATTCCTGCAGAAGCTCGACATCTTGTGCATCCGGTCCAGCGGCTTCTTTTCCGcccgcctctcttctgcggcgCCGCTTcctgcgaggaagaaagtcTGCAGCGCGGCTGCGACCTCCTGAGAGGTTGTAGATTTTGTTGTTGTCGGCGTTGCTCGTCACCAAAACCATTGTGAATCAAGAAGCTGTG includes:
- a CDS encoding embryo sac development arrest EDA7, putative (encoded by transcript TGME49_295320), giving the protein MVLVTSNADNNKIYNLSGGRSRAADFLPRRKRRRRREAGGKEAAGPDAQDVELLQEFEFNVSSQCIRVSPDGKFIAATGVYPPEVRMYEVESMGLKFRRGLDHEVIDFLFLSEDYRKLFFLQAQRHIDIHTQGGTYHRLRIPREGRGLCYLPNLASACIAASGNEVYMLDLEDGCFLTPWTTASPSNNCCFTSTVLPVLAIGGETGVVECFDHRTTQSAASLDVASHVSPFGDEQVQVTCGAFSPSGLQMCVGTNTGSCLLYDLRSRRPLCHHSHYNGEPIKQVSWKPVGSPGNDQGTGPGGASHHSAPVSEDSAGPPSSVYEAERSASQGDLVLASCDAVSIHIWREGEDPRQGAADWGLSVSSSEICSSQGVRRNFRSKILSTIEAPVASVEEERGRSAPGGTEKQTGGIRDQRVATFNGFVFYESSGLCFTVGEQKRMGVYFLPALGIAPRWCSFLDTITEELEESGGISSSSAFTGTASGEVASSVYDDYRFVTRQQLEQMGVQELIGTSYVKRYMHGYFLDAKLHRKLQDALEPFGYEEYRREKVRQKVEENKKMRIEIRHKLPKANSALAKRLEESAVGRASGGTKKERQQQEAARQLLTDQRFQRLFSNPDFEIEGDEEQ